Proteins found in one Lachancea thermotolerans CBS 6340 chromosome C complete sequence genomic segment:
- the RFC2 gene encoding replication factor C subunit 2 (highly similar to uniprot|P40348 Saccharomyces cerevisiae YJR068W RFC2 Subunit of heteropentameric Replication factor C (RF-C) which is a DNA binding protein and ATPase that acts as a clamp loader of the proliferating cell nuclear antigen (PCNA) processivity factor for DNA polymerases delta and epsilon) yields MSSEGFFAKRQKLSQPENHGDDSKPWVEKYRPKKLEDVTAQDHAVNVLKKTLQSANLPHMLFYGPPGTGKTSTILALTKELYGPALMKSRVLELNASDERGIAIVRDKIKSFARLTVSKPSQNDREKYPCPPYKIIILDEADSMTADAQSALRRTMENYSNVTRFCLICNYVTRIIDPLASRCSKFRFKPLDSSNALSRVQYVAKEERLQYDEHVLEKILDVSQGDLRRAIMLLQSTSKIVKHLDPPQITALTVDELAGTVPTELLNELVAKIATANLETIKINVREMIKSGWSGASVVNQLHHYYINSDQYSTAFKNKASWLIFDADSKLTNGSNEHIQLLNLAMKLADLYRKGL; encoded by the coding sequence ATGAGCTCAGAGGGATTTTTTGCCAAGCGTCAAAAACTGAGTCAGCCGGAAAATCATGGGGATGATTCGAAACCCTGGGTAGAGAAGTATCGTcccaagaagttggaagaTGTCACTGCGCAGGATCACGCGGTCAATGTGCTCAAAAAGACGCTACAGTCTGCCAACCTACCTCACATGTTGTTCTATGGACCTCCAGGAACAGGAAAAACGTCAACTATCTTAGCTCTCACGAAAGAGTTGTACGGCCCGGCACTCATGAAGAGTCGTGTGCTAGAGCTAAACGCGTCAGACGAGCGTGGTATAGCAATTGTTAGGgataaaatcaagagctttgcCCGCTTGACCGTCTCAAAACCCTCCCAAAATGACCGGGAAAAGTACCCCTGCCCTCCATACAAGATCATCATATTAGATGAAGCAGACTCGATGACTGCAGATGCTCAAAGTGCACTCAGGAGAACTATGGAGAACTATTCGAATGTTACGCGTTTCTGCCTCATCTGTAATTATGTCACAAGAATCATTGACCCACTCGCATCCAGGTGTTCCAAATTCAGGTTCAAACCTCTTGATTCATCAAATGCTCTGAGCCGTGTTCAGTACGTTGCGAAGGAAGAAAGGCTCCAATACGATGAGCatgttttggaaaaaattCTAGACGTTTCTCAAGGTGATCTGAGAAGGGCTATTATGCTGCTACAGTCGACCTCCAAGATAGTTAAGCATTTGGATCCGCCACAAATCACAGCGCTGACAGTTGATGAGCTCGCAGGAACAGTGCCAACGGAGTTGTTGAATGAGCTTGTGGCCAAGATTGCGACAGCAAATCTGGAGACTATCAAGATCAATGTTCGCGAAATGATAAAAAGCGGTTGGAGCGGCGCGTCCGTTGTAAACCAGCTTCACCACTATTACATCAATAGCGACCAGTATTCTACCGCCtttaaaaacaaagcaTCATGgctcatttttgatgcAGACTCTAAGCTAACAAACGGAAGCAACGAACACATTCAGCTGCTTAACTTAGCAATGAAACTTGCAGACTTATACAGGAAAGGCTTGTGA